The Myxococcaceae bacterium JPH2 genome has a window encoding:
- a CDS encoding triacylglycerol lipase, whose protein sequence is MPVKHHVYLVPGFFGFTNLGELVYFGHAFDYLKAELARRGVDAEVVIVPSHPTASIRQRAADLHRTVQETASKDDGPIHLVGHSTGGLDARLFVSPGAQLADGLEVEPLARRVRSVVSVSAPHAGTPLASFFQGMLGQRILKLLSLFTMYVLRYGRLPLRVVFRFGHVLARADDNLGWKHTLLDQLYDQLLGDFSSERRDAVAKFLGDVGHDTSLIPQLTPEGIDLFNASTHDRPGVRYGSVVTQARPPSLRTRLSAGLDPYAQLTHTIYAFVYSQTQRMPLTALPLHTPAQTAALVQSYGAMPGPTACDGIVPTRSQVHGRVLAAVRADHLDAIGHFDQPAHQPPHVDWLISGSGFRRPQFEAMWKRIVDFLLLET, encoded by the coding sequence ATGCCCGTGAAGCACCACGTCTACCTCGTCCCCGGATTCTTCGGATTCACCAACCTGGGCGAGCTCGTCTACTTCGGCCACGCCTTCGACTACCTGAAGGCGGAGTTGGCTCGGCGCGGCGTGGACGCGGAGGTGGTGATTGTTCCCTCGCACCCCACGGCCTCCATCCGGCAGCGCGCGGCGGACCTGCATCGGACGGTGCAGGAGACCGCGTCGAAAGACGACGGGCCCATCCACCTCGTGGGGCACTCGACGGGAGGACTGGACGCGCGCCTGTTCGTCAGTCCAGGGGCGCAGCTCGCGGACGGGCTCGAGGTAGAGCCGCTGGCTCGGCGCGTGCGGTCCGTGGTGTCCGTGTCCGCGCCGCATGCGGGCACGCCGCTGGCCTCCTTCTTCCAGGGGATGTTGGGGCAGCGCATCCTGAAGCTGTTGTCGCTCTTCACCATGTACGTGCTGCGCTACGGCCGACTGCCGTTGCGCGTGGTGTTCCGCTTCGGGCACGTGCTGGCGCGAGCGGATGACAACCTGGGGTGGAAGCACACGCTGTTGGATCAACTCTACGACCAGCTCCTCGGGGACTTCTCTTCCGAGCGACGGGACGCGGTGGCGAAGTTCCTGGGCGACGTGGGGCACGACACGTCACTGATTCCGCAGCTCACGCCCGAGGGCATCGACCTGTTCAACGCGAGCACGCATGACCGGCCGGGCGTGCGGTATGGCTCGGTGGTGACGCAGGCGCGGCCGCCGTCGCTGCGCACGCGCTTGTCCGCGGGGCTGGATCCGTACGCGCAGCTCACGCACACGATTTATGCGTTCGTGTACAGCCAGACGCAGCGCATGCCGCTGACGGCGCTGCCGCTGCATACGCCGGCGCAGACCGCGGCGCTGGTGCAGTCCTACGGCGCGATGCCGGGACCCACCGCATGCGATGGAATCGTGCCCACGCGCTCGCAGGTCCACGGGCGGGTGCTGGCGGCGGTGCGCGCGGACCACCTGGATGCGATTGGGCACTTCGACCAGCCCGCGCACCAGCCGCCGCACGTGGACTGGCTCATCTCGGGCTCAGGCTTCCGTCGGCCTCAGTTCGAGGCCATGTGGAAGCGCATCGTGGACTTCCTGCTGCTGGAGACGTAG
- a CDS encoding YiiD C-terminal domain-containing protein, whose translation MFALEMVEKLRRVSPGMANTLTTLAVKNIVPLASAMGYRVEEVSNSRTRASVPLNRKTKNHVGSVYLGAQVTVMELTMGVLLFTRFPPNQYKLLVNRMEVQFHAKAKSAVTAVCEPPPEVFAHLEATLRERGDKAEAWVPVQLLDVDGLLVAEARFLAVFKRG comes from the coding sequence ATGTTCGCGCTGGAGATGGTGGAGAAGCTGCGCCGGGTGTCCCCGGGCATGGCCAACACGCTGACGACGTTGGCGGTGAAGAACATCGTCCCGCTCGCCTCGGCCATGGGCTACCGCGTGGAGGAGGTGTCGAACTCGCGGACTCGCGCCTCCGTGCCGCTCAATCGCAAGACGAAGAACCACGTGGGCAGCGTGTACCTGGGCGCTCAGGTGACCGTGATGGAACTCACGATGGGCGTGCTCCTCTTCACGCGCTTCCCGCCCAATCAATACAAGCTCCTGGTCAACCGCATGGAGGTTCAATTCCACGCCAAGGCCAAGAGCGCCGTCACCGCTGTCTGCGAGCCTCCTCCGGAAGTCTTCGCCCACCTCGAAGCCACGCTGCGCGAGCGCGGCGACAAGGCCGAAGCCTGGGTGCCCGTGCAACTGCTGGACGTGGACGGACTCCTCGTCGCCGAGGCCCGCTTCCTCGCCGTGTTCAAGCGCGGCTGA
- the dps gene encoding DNA starvation/stationary phase protection protein Dps: protein MYTSSHVNLPANAREQLVDLLNTLLASAIDLHWQIKQAHWNIRGKHFISRHELFDDLAKHAREQADSFAERAGTLGGYAEGTIRLATQNSLLPEYDLEAVDGDAHMRALVDRFARYAASIRDGIQRSEALKDPVTVDLLTQSLGDVELDLWFLESHLTGENRPGAPRTRKDRDAGTTSHA from the coding sequence ATGTACACCAGCAGCCATGTGAACCTCCCCGCCAACGCCCGCGAACAGCTCGTCGATCTGCTCAATACCCTCCTCGCCAGCGCGATCGACCTGCATTGGCAAATCAAACAGGCCCACTGGAACATCCGCGGCAAGCACTTCATCAGCCGCCACGAACTCTTCGACGACCTCGCCAAGCACGCTCGCGAACAAGCCGATAGCTTCGCCGAACGCGCCGGCACCCTCGGCGGCTACGCGGAAGGCACCATCCGCCTCGCCACCCAGAACTCCCTGCTGCCCGAGTACGACCTCGAGGCCGTCGACGGCGATGCCCATATGCGCGCCCTCGTTGACCGCTTCGCTCGCTACGCCGCCAGCATCCGCGACGGCATCCAGCGCTCCGAGGCCCTCAAGGACCCTGTCACCGTCGACCTCCTCACCCAGTCCCTCGGCGACGTCGAGCTGGACCTCTGGTTCCTCGAGAGCCACCTCACCGGTGAGAACCGCCCCGGTGCCCCCCGCACACGCAAGGACCGCGACGCCGGCACCACGTCCCACGCCTGA
- a CDS encoding SDR family oxidoreductase translates to MTAQNRLDGKVCLITGATGGIGLETAKALARLGATTLLVGRDPGRTQAAVAAVREAAPGATVESFLADLSSLQSVRDLASAVRARTSRLDVLINNAGLIHDRRQVTVDGFEATLAINHLAPFLLTNLLLDLLRASPSARVINVSSQGHRLARLDFDDLQSTRGYDGIRVYGNSKLANILFTHALAKRLKGSRVTTNALHPGVVRTGFGLNSQGFFKHLIKLGAPFMLSAERGARTSVYLASSPEVADVSGQYFIKCRPVKASSAARDDALAERLWQVSAQLTGVQT, encoded by the coding sequence ATGACGGCGCAGAACCGACTCGATGGGAAGGTGTGCCTCATCACCGGGGCCACGGGTGGCATCGGCCTCGAGACCGCCAAGGCCCTGGCTCGCCTGGGTGCCACCACCCTGCTCGTGGGCCGGGACCCCGGTCGCACCCAGGCCGCCGTCGCCGCCGTGCGCGAGGCGGCCCCTGGCGCCACCGTGGAGTCCTTCCTCGCGGACCTGTCCTCCCTCCAGTCCGTGCGCGACCTGGCCTCCGCCGTCCGCGCGCGCACCTCCCGGCTCGACGTCCTCATCAACAACGCCGGCCTCATCCACGACCGCCGCCAGGTCACCGTGGATGGCTTCGAGGCCACCCTCGCCATCAACCACCTAGCCCCCTTCCTCCTCACGAACCTCCTGCTCGACCTGCTCCGGGCGAGCCCCTCCGCGCGCGTCATCAACGTGTCCTCGCAAGGACATCGCCTCGCGCGGCTGGACTTCGATGACCTCCAGAGCACGCGCGGCTATGACGGCATCCGCGTGTATGGCAATTCCAAGCTCGCCAACATCTTGTTCACCCACGCGTTGGCCAAGCGCCTGAAGGGCTCGCGCGTCACCACCAACGCGCTCCACCCCGGCGTGGTGCGCACCGGCTTCGGGCTCAACTCGCAGGGCTTCTTCAAGCACCTCATCAAGCTCGGCGCGCCCTTCATGCTCAGCGCGGAGCGCGGCGCGCGGACCTCTGTCTATCTGGCCTCGTCCCCCGAGGTGGCGGATGTCTCGGGGCAATACTTCATCAAATGCCGTCCAGTGAAGGCGTCGTCGGCCGCGCGCGATGACGCCCTCGCCGAGCGGCTCTGGCAAGTGAGCGCTCAGCTCACGGGAGTGCAGACATGA
- a CDS encoding glutathione S-transferase N-terminal domain-containing protein: MIDLYTFPTPNGRKVSIALEELKLPYTAKVVNILRGDQFKPEFLAINPNNKIPAIVDHHGADGRPITVFESGAILIYLAEKTGYLMPSDPRGKADVLQWLMFQMGGVGPMFGQYNHFTRFHKTAVPYAIERYRAESKRLLSVLDKQLGQGEYVARTFSIADIALYPWVAGFRDYNPELFIGLNHVPEWLHRMASRPAVQKGMAVPTLPK, from the coding sequence ATGATCGACCTGTACACGTTCCCTACCCCCAATGGCCGCAAGGTCTCCATCGCCCTGGAGGAGCTGAAGCTCCCCTACACCGCCAAGGTGGTGAACATCCTGCGCGGCGATCAGTTCAAGCCCGAGTTCCTGGCCATCAATCCCAACAACAAGATTCCCGCCATCGTGGACCACCATGGCGCGGATGGCCGCCCCATCACCGTCTTCGAGTCCGGCGCCATCCTCATCTACCTGGCGGAGAAGACGGGCTACCTCATGCCGTCGGATCCGCGCGGCAAGGCCGACGTGCTCCAGTGGCTGATGTTCCAGATGGGCGGCGTGGGCCCCATGTTCGGGCAGTACAACCACTTCACGCGCTTCCACAAGACGGCCGTCCCCTATGCCATCGAGCGCTATCGGGCCGAGTCCAAACGTCTGCTCAGCGTGCTGGACAAGCAGCTCGGCCAGGGTGAGTACGTGGCGCGTACGTTCTCCATCGCGGACATCGCCCTGTACCCGTGGGTGGCGGGCTTCCGCGACTACAACCCCGAGCTGTTCATCGGCCTGAACCACGTGCCCGAATGGCTGCACCGCATGGCCAGCCGCCCCGCCGTCCAGAAGGGCATGGCCGTCCCCACCCTCCCCAAGTAG
- a CDS encoding YdiU family protein: MATLEQLRFDNTYARLPAGFAARVAPTPFPDAHVVSVNPAAMKLLGLDAAEALRPEFAQALGGGRLLPGMEPVAMVYAGHQFGVYVPRLGDGRALLLGEVRTDSGDKWDLHLKGGGPTPYSRGGDGRAVLRSTVREYLCGEAMHALGIPTTRALCVLGSQQPVYREAVETGAMLVRLAPSHVRFGTFEYFHHSEQTEQVATLADHVIATHFPHLQGEADRYARFFEAVVERTAFLFAQWQAVGFAHGVLNTDNLSILGLTLDYGPYGFLDDFEPGFVCNHSDARGRYAFDQQPRIGLWNLACLGEALLSLMTEDVARAALAQYQPRFAAHFLARMRRKLGLREEREEDRDLLESLFGLMADSRVDYARFFRALGRFDSAEGARQDLLRDQFLPPAGFDTWAERYRARLGAEGSVDTERRARMDRENPKYVLRNWVAQRAIERAQEGDFAEVDRILALLSAPFDEHPDSEEYAASPPAWGRHLAVSCSS; the protein is encoded by the coding sequence ATGGCCACGCTCGAACAGCTCCGCTTCGACAACACCTACGCTCGACTCCCCGCGGGTTTCGCCGCCCGCGTGGCACCCACGCCGTTCCCAGACGCCCACGTGGTGAGCGTCAACCCCGCCGCGATGAAGCTGCTGGGATTGGACGCGGCGGAGGCCCTGCGCCCCGAGTTCGCGCAGGCCCTGGGCGGCGGCCGTCTGTTGCCCGGTATGGAGCCCGTGGCCATGGTGTACGCGGGGCATCAGTTCGGCGTGTATGTGCCTCGCCTCGGAGACGGACGCGCGCTGCTCTTGGGCGAGGTGCGCACGGACTCCGGCGACAAGTGGGACCTGCACTTGAAGGGCGGCGGGCCCACGCCGTACTCGCGCGGAGGAGACGGCCGCGCGGTGCTGCGCTCCACCGTGCGCGAGTACCTCTGTGGCGAGGCGATGCACGCGCTGGGCATCCCCACCACGCGGGCCCTGTGCGTGCTCGGCAGTCAGCAGCCCGTGTACCGCGAGGCGGTAGAGACGGGCGCCATGCTGGTGCGGCTGGCGCCCTCACACGTGCGCTTCGGCACCTTCGAGTACTTCCACCACTCGGAGCAGACCGAGCAGGTGGCGACGCTGGCGGACCATGTCATCGCCACGCACTTCCCTCATCTTCAGGGAGAGGCGGACCGATACGCGCGCTTCTTCGAGGCGGTGGTGGAGCGCACCGCGTTCCTCTTCGCGCAATGGCAGGCGGTGGGCTTCGCGCACGGGGTGTTGAATACAGACAACCTGTCCATCCTCGGACTCACGCTCGACTACGGCCCGTATGGATTCCTGGATGACTTCGAGCCCGGCTTCGTGTGCAACCACTCGGACGCGCGCGGGCGCTACGCGTTCGACCAGCAGCCGCGCATCGGGCTGTGGAACCTCGCGTGTCTGGGTGAGGCCCTGCTCTCGCTCATGACCGAGGATGTGGCCCGCGCCGCGCTCGCGCAGTATCAGCCTCGGTTCGCGGCGCATTTCCTCGCGCGCATGCGGCGCAAGCTCGGGCTGCGTGAGGAGCGCGAGGAGGACCGTGACCTGCTCGAGTCACTGTTTGGCCTGATGGCCGACTCGCGCGTGGACTACGCCCGCTTCTTCCGAGCCCTGGGCCGCTTCGACTCCGCCGAGGGCGCGCGCCAGGACCTGTTGCGAGACCAGTTCCTGCCGCCCGCGGGCTTCGACACATGGGCCGAGCGCTACCGAGCGCGGCTGGGCGCCGAGGGCAGCGTGGACACGGAGCGTCGCGCTCGGATGGACCGGGAGAATCCCAAGTACGTGCTGCGCAACTGGGTGGCGCAGCGGGCCATCGAGCGCGCCCAGGAAGGTGACTTCGCGGAGGTGGATCGCATCCTCGCCCTCCTGTCCGCGCCTTTCGACGAGCACCCTGACTCCGAGGAGTACGCGGCGTCGCCTCCGGCCTGGGGACGACACCTCGCGGTCAGTTGTAGTTCCTGA
- a CDS encoding TIGR02270 family protein, with protein MLLARPDRLLRWDVLEEHLSEAAFLGTQWESALTSARFTLEELQRGLEQRLLLHLEALAAAGPIAANRLLLPALAGEESETIRAAALALLCSGPTYVPSLLPLLTDGEPCVSTAVQRAIQLRGGEALAESLKPLLVTGPPQVQMTVLEILRFLQVSPGPALTTLCNHDVPEVQAAALRAARLWPEAVQAQRIHAALDSPVTTVREAGLELGLVCGMRRAWKACQEWGQENASSGSKARLLLALGGNDAELAQLLPLLEAPTLRRDVLWALGFSGRMVAANACLAWLNDRACGAVAAEAFCAITGLRLAGPFVKKTDETEEPAGTAGDDDALLPGADDELVAPEPLAIQQWWAQARLRFDPDTRYLGGRPFTPDRLSEALRTEPMRRRAPLALELAIRSRGRHQLEVNAFARIQARQLQTVQPEALRGLHAKAFATWMSA; from the coding sequence ATGCTGCTGGCTCGGCCTGACCGACTCTTGCGCTGGGATGTCCTGGAGGAACACCTCAGCGAGGCGGCGTTCCTTGGCACGCAGTGGGAGAGTGCGCTGACGTCGGCCCGCTTCACCCTGGAGGAACTCCAACGCGGCCTCGAGCAGCGGCTCCTCTTGCACCTGGAGGCACTGGCGGCGGCCGGCCCCATCGCAGCCAATCGGCTGTTGCTACCAGCCCTTGCTGGAGAGGAATCCGAGACCATCCGTGCGGCAGCCCTTGCCTTGCTGTGCTCGGGACCGACCTACGTTCCTTCACTGCTCCCCCTGCTCACTGACGGAGAGCCATGCGTGAGCACAGCGGTGCAACGAGCCATCCAGCTCAGGGGAGGAGAGGCCCTGGCGGAGAGCCTGAAGCCCCTGCTCGTGACCGGGCCGCCGCAAGTCCAGATGACCGTTCTTGAGATACTCCGGTTCCTGCAGGTATCTCCTGGGCCGGCGCTGACCACGCTCTGCAATCACGACGTCCCAGAAGTCCAGGCGGCCGCGCTGCGTGCTGCGCGCCTCTGGCCCGAGGCGGTGCAAGCACAACGGATACACGCTGCGCTCGACTCTCCCGTGACCACGGTCCGTGAGGCCGGGTTGGAGCTGGGGCTGGTGTGTGGCATGCGCAGAGCCTGGAAGGCTTGCCAGGAGTGGGGCCAGGAGAATGCCTCCTCGGGAAGCAAAGCACGACTCCTGTTGGCCTTGGGGGGCAATGACGCGGAACTCGCACAGTTGCTCCCGCTCCTGGAAGCTCCGACGCTGCGCCGAGATGTGCTGTGGGCGCTTGGCTTCAGCGGGCGCATGGTCGCGGCCAATGCCTGTCTTGCCTGGCTGAATGACCGAGCGTGCGGCGCGGTCGCGGCAGAGGCATTCTGTGCCATCACGGGATTGCGTCTGGCGGGTCCGTTCGTGAAGAAGACGGATGAGACAGAAGAGCCTGCTGGCACAGCGGGCGATGACGACGCCTTGCTGCCGGGTGCCGACGACGAGTTGGTGGCACCGGAGCCGCTGGCCATCCAGCAATGGTGGGCGCAGGCTCGCCTGAGGTTCGACCCGGATACGAGATACCTGGGCGGCCGACCCTTCACGCCAGATCGATTGAGCGAAGCGCTCCGGACCGAGCCCATGCGCCGGCGTGCACCCCTCGCGCTCGAACTGGCCATCCGGAGCCGGGGACGCCATCAACTCGAAGTGAACGCCTTCGCGCGAATCCAGGCACGGCAGTTACAGACGGTGCAGCCAGAAGCGCTCCGAGGACTCCACGCAAAAGCTTTCGCCACATGGATGAGTGCATGA
- a CDS encoding DUF4150 domain-containing protein, with translation MGTTVGVNKMSVVHEDSGGVTVAVPDVCKTPSPGGPIPIPYPNIAKSSDTAQGSKKVVVEGKSVCLKDSNFSTSTGDEAGTAGGGVASSKTKGKAEFVNYSFDVKFEGKNVARAMDLMLHNDKNTPPAPLIQPPVIAMGKGPDSIQCLCCKKDY, from the coding sequence ATGGGAACAACGGTGGGCGTGAACAAGATGTCGGTGGTCCACGAAGACTCCGGCGGAGTAACGGTTGCCGTCCCCGATGTTTGCAAGACGCCGAGCCCGGGAGGACCCATCCCCATCCCCTATCCGAACATCGCAAAGTCCTCGGATACGGCGCAGGGCAGCAAGAAGGTGGTGGTCGAAGGCAAGTCCGTGTGCCTGAAGGACTCGAACTTCAGCACCAGCACTGGAGACGAAGCAGGCACCGCCGGGGGCGGAGTGGCCTCCAGCAAGACGAAAGGCAAAGCCGAGTTCGTCAACTACTCGTTCGATGTGAAGTTTGAAGGCAAGAACGTGGCCCGGGCCATGGACTTGATGCTGCACAACGACAAGAACACGCCTCCGGCCCCGCTCATCCAACCGCCTGTCATCGCGATGGGGAAAGGACCCGACAGCATCCAGTGCTTGTGCTGCAAGAAGGATTACTGA
- a CDS encoding AHH domain-containing protein, giving the protein MSGANAHILNQHKIQAVLDRANDYRKNGIDIIGANDGKTNPVYNNDSKIKKYLNQKMAEARSEGKRNLPKTTIAGAQYGDDTHAAGYHFNHFAADNGGTPYPNEGHHMLPCELFLQREESGDPEKGGLFGEIERQILLRVKYDVNNGNNVIFLPAALNLCGVHQLPYHAGSHPGYSSKVRADLKRIDAMLKDQAKKLCETWNPPDSIPDQLMKLENKYWNWIVLFGESHLDSINNFVKLLAEKVPTPDQLTKSH; this is encoded by the coding sequence ATGAGTGGAGCGAACGCGCATATCCTCAATCAGCACAAAATCCAGGCAGTCCTGGATCGGGCCAACGACTATCGCAAGAATGGTATCGATATCATTGGCGCCAACGATGGGAAGACCAACCCCGTCTACAACAACGACAGCAAGATCAAGAAGTACCTGAACCAGAAAATGGCGGAGGCCAGGAGCGAGGGAAAGCGCAACCTCCCGAAGACGACCATCGCGGGTGCGCAGTATGGCGATGACACCCATGCCGCCGGCTACCATTTCAATCACTTCGCTGCAGACAACGGTGGAACCCCCTATCCCAACGAGGGCCACCACATGCTGCCGTGCGAACTATTCCTCCAGAGAGAAGAAAGCGGCGACCCTGAAAAAGGCGGCCTCTTCGGGGAAATCGAACGGCAGATCCTCCTCCGCGTGAAGTATGACGTCAACAATGGCAACAATGTCATCTTCCTCCCCGCGGCCCTCAACCTCTGTGGCGTGCATCAACTCCCGTACCACGCAGGAAGCCACCCGGGCTATTCTTCAAAGGTGCGCGCGGACCTCAAGCGGATTGACGCAATGCTCAAGGACCAAGCCAAGAAGCTTTGCGAGACATGGAATCCCCCCGACTCCATTCCCGACCAATTGATGAAGTTGGAGAACAAATACTGGAACTGGATCGTCCTCTTCGGAGAGAGTCATCTGGATAGCATCAACAACTTCGTAAAGCTATTGGCGGAGAAGGTACCAACTCCCGACCAACTGACAAAGAGCCATTAG
- a CDS encoding immunity 49 family protein, producing the protein MLTVQHHEENALYALQLLEAHLDQGQRPAEEREQFLFHMSRHGRIAAISGLLVRMDVPAFHDRLRRSGTYRLRLLRERQAEGRPFNHFTGTGQIAPLCDALAAGDDALAKEIAALSAPSWVRRKEFEDDCHYGRILGLLASDGSPIPSDAELLLADLVRSTGEDSAPRVRICRALLVQEPEAFHGALQALVEEHGAHFRSRAGSLEASQAYFQTERAIFVEGLALLRLAMRRGLAVEEREYAFLPSPAWAR; encoded by the coding sequence TTGCTGACCGTGCAACATCATGAGGAGAACGCTCTCTACGCCCTCCAGCTCCTGGAGGCCCACTTGGATCAAGGGCAGCGCCCCGCCGAAGAACGGGAGCAGTTCCTCTTCCACATGTCTCGACATGGCCGGATCGCAGCCATCAGTGGCCTGCTGGTCCGCATGGATGTGCCCGCCTTCCACGACCGCCTTCGCCGCTCCGGCACCTATCGGCTGCGATTGCTCAGGGAGCGGCAGGCCGAGGGGCGCCCCTTCAACCACTTCACCGGGACTGGCCAGATTGCTCCCTTATGCGATGCACTCGCGGCAGGCGATGATGCCCTGGCGAAAGAGATTGCCGCGTTGTCCGCACCCTCCTGGGTGCGGCGAAAGGAGTTCGAGGACGACTGTCATTACGGACGCATCCTGGGCCTGCTCGCGTCCGACGGGTCACCCATTCCAAGTGATGCGGAGCTCCTCCTGGCGGACCTCGTCCGGAGCACGGGCGAAGACAGCGCGCCCCGGGTACGAATCTGCCGCGCACTGTTGGTACAGGAGCCAGAGGCTTTCCACGGAGCCCTGCAGGCGCTCGTCGAGGAGCACGGGGCACACTTCCGCTCCCGGGCAGGCTCGCTCGAGGCGAGTCAGGCCTACTTCCAGACGGAGCGCGCCATCTTCGTGGAGGGGCTGGCCTTGCTGCGACTAGCCATGAGACGGGGATTGGCCGTGGAGGAGCGAGAATACGCTTTTCTTCCCAGTCCTGCCTGGGCGAGGTGA
- a CDS encoding inorganic diphosphatase has translation MATDLTRLPTYARADAVHVVIESPRGSTLKLKYEPALQAFSVSRPLPRGLGYPFDWGFIPGTVGPDGDPLDALVYWDDTSWPGVVLPCRPLGVLLLDQRPKGGPRDARERNDRLLVVPLSAARASDLGSVMDLSERERVELEHFFLATQRFEDKDANVLGWEGPEAALQQVRHAVTTEP, from the coding sequence ATGGCGACGGACCTCACCCGGCTCCCCACGTACGCGCGCGCGGACGCAGTTCACGTGGTCATCGAGTCTCCCCGGGGCTCGACCCTGAAGCTCAAGTACGAGCCCGCGCTCCAAGCCTTCTCCGTGTCCCGGCCCCTCCCGCGCGGCCTCGGCTATCCGTTCGACTGGGGCTTCATCCCCGGAACGGTCGGCCCCGACGGCGACCCGCTCGATGCCCTGGTGTACTGGGACGACACGAGCTGGCCGGGCGTCGTGCTGCCATGCCGCCCCTTGGGTGTCCTCCTGCTCGACCAGCGCCCCAAGGGCGGGCCTCGGGACGCGAGGGAGCGCAACGACCGGCTCCTCGTCGTGCCCCTGTCCGCGGCCCGCGCCTCGGACCTCGGCTCGGTGATGGACCTGTCCGAGCGCGAGCGCGTCGAGCTGGAGCACTTCTTCCTCGCGACCCAGCGCTTCGAGGACAAGGACGCGAATGTCCTCGGCTGGGAAGGCCCCGAGGCCGCCTTGCAGCAGGTGCGGCACGCCGTGACGACGGAGCCATGA
- a CDS encoding CHAD domain-containing protein, whose product MTRPTPIRGLGPDSSLGEAARLSLAGRLADVHTHEARLRQGHDADTVHDLRVATRRLRAALHVFRSLGRMKTLEREVKRFQDALGQVRDLHVQAAWLDSATHEQQPHVQRDITALRDTHLSDQEARSQQLSREVQRWHRCTAPRLRSRLKDVKDSHRFISRPIRQQLRKRLRRVDQSMAHYAKAHDPTTAHTLRKELKKLRYEIELLQPARPMPDTALQVMEQLQDGLGALHDTDVRMELLEHDAAQGTPPERRAAQALLPRVREEHETDAAQVARALRRWHSGALPQTLHDVLT is encoded by the coding sequence ATGACCAGGCCCACGCCCATCCGAGGCCTGGGGCCGGACAGCTCGCTGGGCGAAGCCGCCCGGCTCAGCCTCGCGGGCCGGCTCGCGGACGTGCACACCCACGAGGCCCGACTCCGACAAGGGCACGACGCGGACACCGTCCACGACCTGCGCGTCGCCACCCGCCGACTCCGCGCCGCCCTACATGTCTTCCGATCCCTGGGCCGGATGAAGACGCTGGAGCGAGAGGTGAAACGATTCCAGGACGCGCTCGGCCAGGTGCGGGACCTGCACGTACAAGCCGCGTGGCTGGACTCGGCCACCCACGAGCAACAGCCTCACGTCCAACGGGACATCACCGCGCTGCGCGACACCCACCTGTCCGACCAGGAAGCGCGGAGCCAACAGCTGTCCCGCGAGGTCCAGCGCTGGCACCGCTGCACCGCGCCCCGGCTGCGCTCGCGACTGAAAGACGTGAAGGATTCCCATCGCTTCATCAGCCGCCCCATCCGCCAGCAGCTTCGCAAGCGATTGCGCCGGGTGGACCAGTCCATGGCGCACTATGCCAAGGCTCACGACCCGACCACGGCCCACACGCTGCGCAAGGAATTGAAGAAGCTGCGCTACGAAATCGAGCTGCTCCAGCCCGCCCGCCCGATGCCGGACACCGCCCTCCAGGTGATGGAGCAGCTCCAGGATGGGCTGGGCGCACTGCATGACACGGACGTGCGCATGGAGCTGCTGGAGCACGACGCCGCCCAGGGCACCCCGCCCGAGCGCCGCGCCGCGCAAGCGCTCCTGCCCCGCGTGCGCGAGGAGCACGAGACGGATGCCGCCCAGGTGGCCCGTGCGCTCCGACGCTGGCACTCGGGCGCGCTGCCCCAGACGCTGCACGACGTGCTCACCTGA